The Gemmatimonas sp. genomic sequence CCACCGACCGCCGTGGCTTTCTCCGACGCGGCAGCGCCGCCGGTGGCCTGGCACTGCTTGCACCGCACCAGGCCGGCGCGGCCGGATCGTCGCCCTCGCCGTTCGACGCGTTGGCGGACGCGAGCGCCGAGCGCGGCCCGGCGGCCCACACGCTGGCCATGGCGGAGCGGCGCTGGGACCTGTCTTGGGTCCAGCCGGTGCGGCGCGCCGAGGACAAAGCCGTGATCGACACCGCCGGGATTAGCGACGGCTTCGCGTTGCAGATCGCCGCGCGCTACCTCGACAACTGCGATGCGGTTTACGGTCGTGGTAAACATCAGGCCCGCGTCGTGCTCAACATTCGCACGCGCGCAATTCCGCTCGCAATGTCAGACGCACTGTGGGCGCGCTTCAACCTCGGCGCCGACTACAGCGTCAAAGATCCGCTCACCGGCGAGAGCGCCACGCGCAATCCGTTTCTCGCGCGCGCGGCCAACGCGCCAGCGTACGAGGTCTCAATACAGGACCTCCAGGCGCGCGGCGCCATCGTGCTCGTGTGCGATTTCGCGATGGGACATCTCGCGACGCGACTGGCGACGAAACTTGGAATCACGGCAGACGCCGTCCACACCGAGCTGCTCGCGGGTTTGATTTCAGGCGCGACGCCGATGCCGTCAGGCATGTTTGGCCTCGCTAAGGCGCAGAATGCCGGGTGTGCGTTTATCGGCACGCCGTAATCGAGCAATCCGCGCCCTTGGTCTTCGTACCGCGAGGAGGCAGTCCGGATGGACAGACACGTCGTCATGAGCGGGT encodes the following:
- a CDS encoding twin-arginine translocation signal domain-containing protein, which produces MFSGLTASTDRRGFLRRGSAAGGLALLAPHQAGAAGSSPSPFDALADASAERGPAAHTLAMAERRWDLSWVQPVRRAEDKAVIDTAGISDGFALQIAARYLDNCDAVYGRGKHQARVVLNIRTRAIPLAMSDALWARFNLGADYSVKDPLTGESATRNPFLARAANAPAYEVSIQDLQARGAIVLVCDFAMGHLATRLATKLGITADAVHTELLAGLISGATPMPSGMFGLAKAQNAGCAFIGTP